One genomic window of Actinoplanes lobatus includes the following:
- a CDS encoding MDR family MFS transporter — MHGWLRQAAGGLPRQFWFLWTGTLINRLGAFVVLFLSIYLTGERGFSQSQAGLVLGVYGVGGAIGTMTGGVLADRWGRRPTMLTAQFGASALMLTLGFAHTYPQILAAAFTLGLFAEGVRPAFSAMMVDIVPEADRVRAFSLNYWAINLGFALSAVCAGLAAQADYLLLFVVDSATTLLTALISLIFLAETRPARVGPRTHAAAPSGGLGTVLRDRTFLIFVSLNFCVVLVMFQHQSTLPITMLADGLSAATYGLVVAVNGVLIVFGQLFVPRLIEGRDSARVLAVGALVIGAGFGLVGLAGSAVAYALTVVVWTLGEMIQSPSNAATIAALAPAELRGRYQGLNSLSWQAGLALAPIVGGLTLQKAGGAALWGGCFVLCALVAVGQWLAAPARARRAAWLRERRAADAVSAL; from the coding sequence GTGCACGGTTGGCTACGACAGGCCGCGGGCGGGCTGCCGCGGCAGTTCTGGTTCCTGTGGACGGGAACCCTGATCAACCGGCTCGGTGCCTTCGTGGTGCTGTTCCTGAGCATCTACCTGACCGGGGAGCGCGGCTTCAGCCAGAGTCAGGCCGGCCTGGTCCTCGGCGTGTACGGGGTGGGCGGCGCGATCGGCACGATGACCGGCGGCGTGCTGGCCGACCGCTGGGGACGCCGGCCCACCATGCTGACCGCCCAGTTCGGCGCGTCCGCCCTGATGCTGACGCTCGGGTTCGCCCACACGTACCCGCAGATCCTGGCGGCGGCGTTCACCCTGGGCCTGTTCGCGGAGGGCGTGCGCCCGGCGTTCAGCGCCATGATGGTCGACATCGTCCCGGAGGCGGACCGGGTCCGCGCCTTCTCCCTGAACTACTGGGCGATCAACCTGGGCTTCGCGCTCTCCGCGGTCTGCGCCGGGCTGGCCGCCCAGGCCGACTATCTGCTGCTCTTCGTCGTGGACTCGGCCACCACCCTGCTCACCGCCCTGATCAGCCTGATCTTCCTGGCCGAGACCCGGCCGGCCCGGGTCGGGCCGCGCACGCACGCGGCGGCGCCGTCCGGTGGGCTCGGCACGGTTCTGCGGGACCGGACCTTCCTGATCTTCGTGAGCCTCAACTTCTGCGTCGTGCTGGTGATGTTCCAGCACCAGTCGACGCTGCCGATCACGATGCTCGCCGACGGGCTGTCCGCGGCCACGTACGGGCTGGTCGTCGCGGTGAACGGGGTGCTCATCGTGTTCGGCCAGCTCTTCGTCCCGCGGCTGATCGAGGGCCGGGACAGTGCCCGGGTGCTGGCCGTCGGCGCGCTGGTGATCGGCGCCGGGTTCGGTCTGGTCGGTCTGGCCGGGTCGGCGGTCGCCTACGCGCTGACGGTGGTGGTCTGGACGCTGGGCGAGATGATCCAGTCGCCGAGCAACGCGGCCACCATCGCGGCGCTCGCCCCGGCCGAGCTGCGTGGCCGTTACCAGGGGCTGAACTCGCTCTCCTGGCAGGCCGGTCTGGCGCTGGCCCCGATCGTCGGCGGCCTGACCCTGCAGAAGGCGGGCGGCGCGGCGCTGTGGGGCGGATGCTTCGTGCTCTGCGCGCTGGTGGCGGTGGGCCAGTGGCTGGCGGCTCCGGCGCGGGCCCGGCGGGCGGCGTGGTTGCGGGAGCGGCGGGCGGCCGACGCGGTGAGCGCGTTGTGA
- the phoU gene encoding phosphate signaling complex protein PhoU translates to MREEYQADLVEVSRLLVTMAESVRAALRKATTALLTADLSAAQAVINRDAEVDAVYDQIELKVADTIARQAPVASDLRRVITALHIGADLERMGDLAEHVAKTAARRHPSPAVPAELRPTFKGMAEVADQMAEKITALIAKPNAEGAAQLEKDDDAIDDLERALFKIMLADDWPYGAETAIDGALLGRFYERYADHAVNIGEHLIYLVTGEN, encoded by the coding sequence ATGCGCGAGGAGTACCAGGCCGATCTCGTCGAGGTGAGCCGCCTGCTGGTGACGATGGCCGAGTCGGTCCGCGCCGCACTGCGCAAGGCGACCACCGCCCTGCTGACCGCCGACCTGAGCGCCGCCCAGGCGGTGATCAACCGGGATGCCGAGGTCGACGCCGTCTACGACCAGATCGAGCTGAAGGTCGCCGACACCATCGCCCGGCAGGCGCCGGTCGCGTCCGACCTGCGGCGGGTCATCACCGCCCTGCACATCGGCGCCGACCTGGAGCGGATGGGCGACCTGGCCGAGCACGTCGCCAAGACCGCGGCCCGGCGGCACCCGTCGCCGGCGGTTCCGGCCGAGCTGCGGCCCACCTTCAAGGGCATGGCCGAGGTCGCCGACCAGATGGCCGAGAAGATCACCGCACTGATCGCCAAGCCGAACGCCGAGGGCGCGGCCCAGCTGGAGAAGGACGACGACGCGATCGACGACCTCGAGCGCGCCCTGTTCAAGATCATGCTGGCCGACGACTGGCCGTACGGCGCCGAGACCGCCATCGACGGCGCCCTGCTGGGCCGCTTCTACGAGCGTTACGCCGACCACGCCGTCAACATCGGCGAGCACCTGATCTACCTGGTCACCGGAGAGAATTGA
- a CDS encoding phosphoglyceromutase — MTGTLVLLRHGNSEWNAKNLFTGWVDVDLDAKGEDEARRGGELLKEQGVLPDVVHTSLLRRAIRTSEIALHLTDRHWIPVKRHWRLNERHYGALQGKDKKQTLETYGEEQFMLWRRSYDVPPPPIEDDSEFSQAGDARYADLAPEILPKAECLKDVLERALPYWYDAIVPDLRAGKTVLVAAHGNSLRAIVKHLDDISDEAIAQLNIPTGIPLRYDLDENLRPITKGGTYLDPVAAKEAAEAVANQGKK; from the coding sequence ATGACTGGAACCCTGGTGCTGCTGCGACACGGCAACAGCGAGTGGAACGCCAAGAACCTCTTCACCGGCTGGGTCGACGTGGACCTCGACGCCAAGGGGGAGGACGAGGCCCGGCGCGGCGGCGAGCTTCTCAAGGAGCAGGGGGTGCTGCCCGACGTGGTGCACACCAGCCTTCTGCGTCGCGCCATCCGGACCAGCGAGATCGCACTGCACCTCACCGACCGGCACTGGATCCCGGTCAAGCGCCACTGGCGGCTCAACGAGCGTCACTACGGCGCCCTGCAGGGCAAGGACAAGAAGCAGACCCTCGAGACGTACGGCGAGGAGCAGTTCATGCTCTGGCGCCGGTCGTACGACGTGCCGCCGCCCCCGATCGAGGACGACTCCGAGTTCTCCCAGGCCGGCGACGCCCGGTATGCGGACCTCGCCCCGGAGATCCTGCCGAAGGCGGAGTGCCTGAAGGACGTGCTGGAGCGGGCCCTGCCGTACTGGTACGACGCCATCGTCCCGGACCTGCGCGCCGGCAAGACCGTGCTCGTCGCGGCGCACGGCAACTCGCTGCGCGCCATCGTCAAGCACCTGGACGACATCTCCGACGAGGCGATCGCCCAGCTGAACATCCCGACCGGCATCCCGCTGCGCTACGACCTGGACGAGAACCTGCGCCCGATCACCAAGGGCGGCACCTACCTCGACCCGGTCGCCGCGAAGGAGGCCGCCGAGGCGGTAGCCAACCAGGGCAAGAAGTAA
- a CDS encoding sensor histidine kinase gives MEWEYAAGLISAALAVGVGAGLALARLRRSGGSARPGAPEGRADIEPDDDRPAGKHGLKGLGRKSLDSLRVGVVVLDAEDHPVLVNPAARAMGLLRSGGAPGTIAAHPILRTLAGQVRRTGVRREVELDLPRGRAGGGHHAPLGLHLRAVALNSTHVAVEAADVTESHRLARVRRDFVANVSHELKTPIGALQLLAEALLDATQMQEAAPEAQSEDLLAARRFAERIHHESARMGRLVNELLELTRLQGAEPLPDPEPVSLDWVIAEVIDRTRTTSSAKGIEITYDGPKGVMAYGNDSQIATAVTNLVENAIAYSGEDTKVSITLRHSDDWLEIDVADQGIGIAPQDVERVFERFYRADQARSRSTGGTGLGLAIVKHIATNHGGRVDVTSSLGDGSTFTLRLPARPPESPSSSPTAIEIESGVAGLNLPGGSAARPANPR, from the coding sequence GTGGAGTGGGAATACGCCGCCGGCTTGATTTCAGCCGCGCTCGCCGTCGGTGTGGGAGCGGGACTTGCCCTCGCCCGGTTGCGCCGGTCGGGTGGATCGGCCCGGCCCGGCGCACCGGAGGGGAGAGCCGACATCGAACCGGACGACGATCGCCCGGCGGGCAAGCACGGCCTCAAGGGGCTCGGCCGCAAGAGCCTCGACTCGTTACGGGTCGGGGTCGTGGTGCTCGACGCGGAGGACCATCCGGTCCTGGTCAACCCCGCGGCGCGGGCCATGGGGCTGTTGCGGTCCGGCGGGGCGCCCGGGACGATCGCGGCTCATCCGATCCTGCGTACGCTGGCCGGGCAGGTGCGGCGCACGGGCGTACGCCGGGAGGTTGAACTTGATCTTCCGCGGGGTCGGGCTGGAGGCGGGCACCACGCACCGCTCGGCCTGCACCTACGGGCCGTCGCGCTGAATTCGACGCACGTCGCGGTCGAGGCCGCCGACGTGACCGAGTCGCACCGTCTCGCCCGGGTCCGCCGCGACTTCGTGGCCAACGTGAGTCACGAGCTCAAGACGCCGATCGGGGCCCTTCAGCTCCTGGCCGAGGCGCTGCTCGACGCCACCCAGATGCAGGAGGCGGCGCCGGAGGCCCAGTCCGAGGACCTGCTGGCGGCGCGCCGGTTCGCCGAGCGCATCCACCACGAGTCCGCCCGGATGGGCCGTCTCGTGAACGAGCTGCTCGAACTGACCCGGTTGCAGGGCGCCGAACCGCTGCCCGACCCCGAGCCCGTCTCGCTGGACTGGGTGATCGCCGAGGTGATCGACCGGACCCGGACCACGTCCTCGGCCAAGGGCATCGAGATCACCTACGACGGTCCCAAGGGCGTCATGGCGTACGGCAACGACAGCCAGATCGCCACGGCGGTCACCAACCTGGTGGAGAACGCGATCGCGTACTCGGGCGAGGACACCAAGGTCTCGATCACCCTGCGTCACAGTGACGACTGGCTCGAGATCGACGTCGCGGATCAGGGCATCGGCATCGCCCCGCAGGACGTGGAGCGGGTCTTCGAGCGGTTCTACCGTGCCGACCAGGCCCGATCCAGGTCCACCGGCGGAACCGGCCTGGGCCTGGCCATCGTCAAGCACATCGCCACCAACCACGGGGGCCGCGTCGACGTGACCAGTTCACTCGGCGACGGCTCTACGTTCACCTTGCGCCTACCGGCGCGACCCCCTGAGTCCCCCTCGTCGTCACCGACGGCGATTGAGATCGAGTCCGGTGTGGCCGGGCTGAACCTGCCAGGCGGCTCCGCCGCAAGGCCCGCAAACCCGCGTTAA